ACGAACCAGCCAAGCAATAGCGGCGACAGATGCGCGGACGTCGCCGTCTCGACGATCTGCTTCGAGATGCCGCTATCCATCAGCACGCGACCAAAACCACCGCCCGCGCCAACGATCAGCGTAATGCCCGCGATCGGCGCGAGACATTCGCCGCAGAACTTCTGGATCTGCTCACGGTTAAAGCCGCGGCTCGCGCCGAACGTCCAGAAGCTGACGAGCACAGCAATCAGCAGCGCAACGTCAGACGTGCCGATGAATTTCAGCAGATCGTTCGGCGTCGTTTTCGGCGCAAACACGAGGTCAGCCCAACTGCCGATCAGCATCAGAATCACAGGGAGCAGAATCGTGAAGAGCGTGACACCAAAGCCCGGCAGCTCGCGCGAGCCCGCCTGATGTTCGGTGTCGACGAACTGCGCGGCGAGCGGATTGTTTTCCGCGAGTTTGATATGACGATGGATCAGCAGCGCGAACAGCGGACCGGCGACAATCGCCGTCGGCACGCCGACGAGCAGGCCGTATGCGATCGTGCGGCCGATGTCCGCGTGATACGCCTGCACCGCGAGCAGCGCCGCCGGGTGCGGCGGAATCAGGCCGTGCACGACGGACAGACCCGCGACCATCGGCAGGCCGATCAGCAGCAGCGATTTGCCCGTGCGCTTCGCGACGTTGAACGCGATAGGAATCAGCAGCACGAAGCCAACTTCGAAGAACACCGGCAAGCCGACAATGATCGCGACGAACATCATCGCCCAGTGAATGTTCTTTTCACCGAACCAGTTGATCAGCGTGGTGGCGATGCGCTCGGCGCCGCCCGATTCGGCCATCATCTTGCCGAGCATCGTGCCGAGGCCGACGACGATCGCGATGTGACCCAGCGTATTGCCATTACCCGTTTCGAACGACTTCACGATCGTGCCCGCCGGCATGCCGACGGCCAGACCCAGCAGCAACGACACGATAATGAGGACGAGGAACGGATAGACCTTGAAGCGCGTGATCATCAGGATCAGCAC
The DNA window shown above is from Paraburkholderia sp. PGU19 and carries:
- a CDS encoding GntP family permease, with product MEAVHGSMLLIYAVIAIAVLILMITRFKVYPFLVLIIVSLLLGLAVGMPAGTIVKSFETGNGNTLGHIAIVVGLGTMLGKMMAESGGAERIATTLINWFGEKNIHWAMMFVAIIVGLPVFFEVGFVLLIPIAFNVAKRTGKSLLLIGLPMVAGLSVVHGLIPPHPAALLAVQAYHADIGRTIAYGLLVGVPTAIVAGPLFALLIHRHIKLAENNPLAAQFVDTEHQAGSRELPGFGVTLFTILLPVILMLIGSWADLVFAPKTTPNDLLKFIGTSDVALLIAVLVSFWTFGASRGFNREQIQKFCGECLAPIAGITLIVGAGGGFGRVLMDSGISKQIVETATSAHLSPLLLGWFVAALIRLATGSATVAMTTACGIVAPIAQASGVQVKPELLVLATGSGSLIFSHVNDGGFWLIKEYFGMTVGQTFKTWSLCETIISLMGLGLTFALAAVL